In Dermacentor silvarum isolate Dsil-2018 chromosome 2, BIME_Dsil_1.4, whole genome shotgun sequence, the following proteins share a genomic window:
- the LOC119441440 gene encoding uncharacterized protein LOC119441440: protein MKATSGSSGDVLLLALLLSAAFSFSRSQIERKPEYAQYQDAWKALKVPGKYYLYMRSYEYEPYYKEKKCVYNELISVNEEEQYTVSAVGDIDPVTLLKSNRTAYAWVRATEGYPIPDVIQTSTSPTRDKVVEYPVAFTEYKNCEILRVPHRDNGCELWAKAGEVDKIESLCFFAFHLLCGPGKYMVYDADLCGVE from the exons ATGAAGGCTACCTCAGGAAGCAGTGGGGATGTTTTGCTACTTGCTCTGTTGCTTTCAGCGGCTTTTTCCTTCAGCCGGTCACAAATTGAGCGGAAGCCAGAGTACGCGCAATATCAAGATGCGTGGAAG gcaCTGAAGGTGCCGGGAAAATACTACCTCTACATGAGGTCGTATGAGTACGAGCCTTATTACAAGGAAAAGAAATGCGTTTACAACGAACTCATTTCCGTCAACGAAGAGGAACAGTACACTGTCAGCGCCGTTGGAGATATCGATCCAGTTACTCTGTTAAA GAGCAACCGAACAGCATACGCATGGGTTCGAGCGACTGAGGGATATCCCATTCCTGACGTAATCCAGACGTCCACTTCACCCA CCCGAGATAAAGTTGTGGAGTATCCCGTCGCCTTCACGGAGTACAAGAACTGTGAAATCCTGAGAGTTCCGCACCGAGATAACG GCTGTGAACTGTGGGCGAAAGCGGGAGAAGTCGACAAAATCGAGTCACTTTGTTTCTTTGCATTCCACTTGCTTTGTGGGCCAGGGAAGTACATGGTTTACGACGCAGATCTGTGTGGAGTAGAATAA